TGCAAAAACGAGCTCTCCCTCTTTCATGGAGTACACATCGCCTGTGAAACGGACGCCTTTGAGGTAGTCAAGGAAATCGTCAGCGAATCCAAGCTCTTCGCGCAAGTAGGCTAAATCACTTTCTGTGAATGAAAATTCTTCAAGATACTTCAATACATGTTCGAGACCCGCGAATACCGCATAACCGTTGCCAAACGGGATTTTTCTGAAATACACTTCAAACACGGCTTTCCGTTCATGAATTCCGTCCGCCCAGTATGATTCGGCCATATTAATTTGGTATAAATCTGTGTGTAACGCCAAGCTGTCGTCTTGATATGATGAAGTCATAGTCGTCTCCTTCTTCCGTTGCAATAATAGTGTCATTATACACTATTTTCCCTGTTTCTCAGCAAAGTAACCACCTGCGCATGAAATGTTTTCTGAAACTTTTATGTAATTTAATCGTAGAATTATTACGGGGGGATGAATATGCTCATTTACGCCATAGTGTTTATCGCGTTTTTCAGTTTTTACATTTTACAGAAATTACACGGCATTGAGAGACGGCTGGCGCGTCAGCAGTCTATGCTCGAGCAGCTGACAGAGGGTCTGCCGGGACCTGCCGTTGATGATGATTCTATTCGTTTGCTGATTATACAGGGGGAAACTGTGAAAGCAGTAAAGCGGGCGCGGGAAGTGTTCGGTTTTTCCTTGCTTGAAGCGAAGCAGTACGTCGATCAGCTGCAGGAAGAAATTGGTCCGCAGCAGTAAAAAATATAAATGGAAGACCCATCTCTGCGGGATAGGTCTTCCGTTTTATTCAGTGAATTTCAATAACTATTCCCGTTTTCTGCGGAATTTCAACAATCATCTATTACGATGTACATTGCTTTTACAGGGCCGTGTACACCGATGACCAGATTCATCTCGATATCTGCAGAGTTGCTTGGACCCGTAATAAAGTTGATGCAAGATGGAACTTGCCCGCCTTCATCCAGTTTCTGCCGGATCATATCCGATGCCTGAGTAATTCTTGGAACCAGCGTACTTTTCGGAACCAGCGCGATGTAATGTGCAGGCAGCAGGCTGACCGAACGTCCTTTATCCGCACTGCTGAACAGGACGACTGTACCTGATTCCGCAAGGGTCATGTCGCTGAACGTAATGCCGATATTGGCCTGCTCGGCAAGCTCAATATTTTTATCCCCAAGAGAAACATCCCAACTATTGACGGTAATTTGTTCTGAAGGCCATATGGTATCCAGCAGCTCATCTAATCCATATTCTGCAAATCGGTCATCTTTCCAAAGCGACAACGGACCCCCGCCATATCTGTTTACTGCTTCATGCAGCACGGTGGGCAGCTCAGCTTTCTTTGTCTCAATTAAATCGGTATGAATTTGTTTGCATTGTGCACGCAGCACTTCCAGCAATTCATCGGCCGAAGCATCCTGCAGTACTTTGCGTTGCGGCTGATATTTCCACACAGGCTTGTCTGCATTCATTTTCGGTTCACGGCCTAACTGCGCGGCGATTGATGAAAGGAAACTTTCGCGGTTTTGAATGGTTCCGGCCATAGTCATTCGCCCCCTTTCTGATCATAGAACCAGTCCCGGAAACGGGTGTTGCCGACTGCCGGGAATTCCCGCAAATCTGTCCATTCTTTCAATGGACCGGGACCTGTTGAAATCCGGTCATTTTTCGTCAGCGGCTTCATTGCAGCAGCCGCCATCTTCGCTCCCATGGAATACAGCGGATTGGAAGACGCACCAATTCCAAATGCTTTCATCGCAAGCCGTTCGGAAATAGGCGAACGCCCTTCTTCTTCAACGATGATTCTGCGATGTGTATGAAGCAGTTCATGAAGAGGAATTTTCACAGGACAGGCATCTGTGCAGGCTCCGCATAATGTGGAAGCAAACGGCAGCTCTTTGAAGTCATCATATCCGCCGAGCAGCGGTGACAGTACCGCGCCGATTGGACCTGAATAAATCGAACCGTACGAGTGGCCGCCGATATGACGGTACACCGGACAGACATTGACACAGGCCGCACAGCGGATACATTGCAGAACTGACTGGAATTCTGTACCGAGAATTTCGGACCGGCCATTGTCAACGATGACCAGATGGAATTCTTCCGGACCGTCCGCATCCCCTTCATCACGCGGGCCTGTCAAAGCAGTCACATAGCTTGTCAGCTTCTGTCCGACTGCACTTCGGGTCAATAAACTGACAAGCACTTCAAACTCCTCAAAGGAAGGGACCACTCTTTCCATGCCCATCACGGTGATTTGCGTTTTCGGTAATGCAGATACAAGTCTCGCATTTCCTTCATTGGTCACCAGGCTGATTGAACCCGTATCCGCTATCGCAAAATTACAGCCCGTAATACCAATATCCGCATCCAAAAATTCTTGACGAAGCATTTCCCGGGCATGCAGCGCCAGTTCTTCAGGCTTGGATGTGCGGCGGTACCCCAATTTTTCTTCAAACACTTCCCGAATCTGTTCTCTGTTTTTATGAAGCGCCGGTGCTACGATATGAGAAGGCGGATCATGATCATCTATTTGCAAAATATACTCTCCCAAATCAGTCTCAATTACTTCGCAGCCCGCTTCTTCGAGAACCGTATTCAAATTAATTTCTTCCGTGACCATCGATTTCGACTTCACAACTTTCTTCCCGTCTTTTTTCTCGATGACCTCCCTGACGTACGCACTTGCTTCTTCGGCAGTCTTGGCGAAAAACACATGACCGCCGCGTGCTGCCACATTTTCACTCAGCTGATGCAAATAATAGTCCAGGTTTTCGAGCACATGCTGACGGATTTCTTCTCCATGCGAACGCCATTCTTCCCAATTCCCCAGCTCTTCCGCTGCATCGAGCCTTCTGCCGTGCAATCGTTCTTGCGCGCCTGCTACTGCCTGCCGCATAAATTCGTCAGAAATATTATCTTTAGTACGATCCGTAAAGTTCTTCTTGCTGAATTTCATAGCCATCTCGCATCACCTCATTTCTGATTTATTCGTGACTGTTCAGTACTTGCGCGATATGCATGACCCGGATCGGCTTACCCGAACGCTCAGCGCGTCCTCCGATATTCATCAGGCAGCCGCAGTCTGCACCAATTACATAATCTGCTTCCGTCATGATGGCGCTGTTCACCTTCTCATCTACCATCTGTTCAGAAATGTCGCCCATTTTAACGGAGAATGTTCCGCCAAAGCCGCAGCAATTATGTGCGTTCGGCAACGGGATCATCTCGAGTCCCTCCACTTGCGCCAGCAATTTCCCCGGCTCTTCCTTGGCGCCAAGTAATCGGGTCATATGGCAGGATGGATGATACGTTGCTTTTCCTGTCAGTTTCGCTCCTACATTTTCTGTCTTTAGAACATTGACAAGAAATTGCGTGAACTCATACGTTTTGTCTGCCAGCTCTTGCGCTCTCGGCAGCCACTTCGGATCATCCTTAAATACGTCCGGATATAATTTAAACATCGCGGCACAGGATCCGGAGGGGGTCACTACATAGTCAGCTCCTTCAAATGCCTTGATCATATTCTTCATAGCGGATTTTGAGCTTTCTACATATCCGCTGTTATAGGCCGGCTGTCCGCAGCAGACTTGGCCTTTAGGAAATGACAGTTCACAACCTTGTTTCTCCAATACTTCCGCCATGTCTTTGCCGGTCTCTGCATAAAACATATCCACCAGACAAGTAATAAATAAACTTACTTTCATTTTCATTCACCTCATTTTGGGAATTTCTCTAGTCAACAGGTCATCAGATGACTTAATTATTTTCTAGCATACTATAGATCTTTTCATATGAACAGACGTTTACTATATTTTCTGATAAAAAAATCACCCGCATATAGAACGGGTGAAACGGATTATGGATGTAACGTGCGCATATACTCGGATAAAACTGATTCTACATTTTGTAAATGTGCCTGCATATTCAGTGCCGCAGCATCAGGCGATTGATTTTTGATGGCTGTAAGTATTGCTTCGTGCTCTTCATGCAGACGGTCTGCGGCCGCAGTCTTCGAATACAGACAAATTCTTCGCGTTTCTCTCATGGATTCACTCATTAAATCTGATACGTGATTCATCAGACTGACCAAGATCGGATTGCCGCTTGCACGGGCAACTGCAAAATGAAAATCTAAATCTGCTTTTTCACCCAGGACGATATCGCCTGCGTGTTGTTTCATTTCAACTAGAGCTTCTTCCATCTTTACTAGATCCTCATCTGTTCTATTAACAGCCGCCGCGTGTGCAGCCCCTGCTTCTAATATTTTTCGGACGCCAAGCAAATGAAAAACATCTTCTTCGCTCATGAGCATCGCGCTATGAAGAGGGAACTTCAGGCCGTCTGATGAAAATTCCAATACATACGTCCCTTCCCCCTGACGCATTTCAATTAAGCCCATCGCCCGTAAGGATGTCAAGGCCTCCCGGACAGCCGATCTTCCTACATTGAAATTTTGTGCCAGCTGCTGGACAGAATCTAATTTATCTCCAGGCTTTAATTTTCCGGACCGGATCAGATGAACCAATGCATCTGCTACTTCTTCATATATCTTTTTAGGCTTAATCTGCTTATATTGCAAGTCATTCACTCCTGTCTCCAATATTCATTATAATCGATAATTTGAATGATAGGTTACAACATCTAAAAATTTGTGACAGACAGGCAGATACAAAAAAAAAAAACCCGCCATGGCTCTTTTTTAATTTATATATTTATCCCGGACATCGCGCACTGTCCGCAGAAACCGCACGAGGTCTCTGATGCACGCACTGCGGTATCAGCCGGTTCAACAAAGTCCTGCAAATTCCTTCTCCAGACAAAGTAAGCGTTCTTTCCATTGGAGCCCATCACGATAGCCGGACAGACTTCCGTTTTTTCCAATGACCCGGTGACACGGAACTATCAGCAACAAAGGGTTTTTTCCAATTGCCGATGCAACGGCCCGGACAGCAGCCGGACGTCCGATTGATTCTGCGATATCTGAATAGGCAGCAGTTTCGCCATAGGGAATGTCCCGCAGCACTTCCCAAACAGCAAGCTGAAATGACGTGCCGATGCTATCGAACGGTGAAACAAATTGGCGGATTTCACCGGACAAGTACTTGCTGATTTCTGCTGCAGCATCCGATAATCTGTCTGCATCCTGCATAACTGCCGCTTCACCAAACTGCCTCGACAGCCAGTTTTTCATACGTTCTTCACTGCCTTCTCCAAGACCGATGTAGCAGACACCCTTTTCAGTTGCAGCAAGCGCAACAAGGCCATGCTCTATATCAAAACTGTTCCAGTAAATCATCATCAGCACCGCCTTTCATTCAGCCGAATAATTTTAATCCTACTGCACCTAAAATAATGAGTGATAAGAAGAACAGTCTCTTACCACTTGCCGGCTCCTTAAAAATCAATATCCCCATTAACACCGCACCTGCTGCGCCTAAGCCTGTCCATACCGCGTAAGCAGTACTCATCTGAATTTCCCGCATAGCCAATGACAGAAAAACAAACCCAAAACCAAAGATTCCGACGATCAGTAACAGGCGTTTTACGGAGCGGTTCTGTAAGTAATAATTGATGCTCATTACACCGAAAATTTCGCCAAGACTGGCAATAATTAAATAAACCCATGCCATTGTCAGCCGTCCCCCTTCTGCTCGCCATGTTCATCTGTCGTCATTTTAATACCGACAACCCCAATGACAATTAATCCAATGAAAGACAGCGTAATCCAGGTGAACCCTGCATGGAAGACAAATATATCAACGAGCAGAATGGCTGCGGCTCCTGATCCTGTAAAGACTGCATAGACAGTTCCTGAAGGCAGTTTTTCACATGCTTTTATAATGAAGTAAAAACTGAAAATAATCGCTGCGCCCGTTCCCGCCCATTGCCAGACCGTTTCCGAGTATCGGAGACCGACAACCCAGAAAATCTCTACAACAGCGGCTAATGCAACATACGCCCAAGCCATTATGAAAATCCTCCTTCACCGATACATATTGTCTATCAGTATAGCAATAATTTTACTGAAATAAAAAGACATCAATTGATGATTGAATGGAAACTTGCATCCGTTATTTACACATGATAGAATGAATTCGTCAACACTTTTGCTTATATTGTGAATATTCTTATCGAGAGAGACGGAGGGATAGGCCCGGCGAAGTCTCAGCAACCAGCTCAGGCACGGTGCTAATTCCAAGGGTGAGTCCACCTTGAAGATGAGAATAATCTATACACTTGTATGTTCGGGGGCCTATTCGAAAAGAAGAGGTCCTCTTTTATTTTTTTCTGAAGGGATGGATATTCATGACAAACAGCGGATTAGAAACGAGATTAGTACAACTAGGCAATCACAGTGACGAAAAAACAGGGGCGGTTAATCCGCCAATCTATATGTCGACAGCCTACCATCACGACGGGCTCGGCAAATCTACGGGGTATGATTACACGAGAACAAAAAATCCCACACGTTCTGTACTTGAAGATGGAATCGCAGATTTGGAGTCCGGAGATCAGGGATTCGCGTGCAGTTCCGGTATGGCAGCCATTCAGCTCATCTTATCTCTTTTCAAAACCGGGGACGAACTGCTTGCGCCTGAAGACTTGTACGGCGGTACGTACCGTCTGTTTACTCAATACGAAAATACGTATAACATCACGACAAACTATCTGTCATTTGAAAATGTTTCAGAAGTGGAGCAGGCTATCACGGAACGCACAAGAGCTATTTTCCTGGAGACGCCTACGAATCCATTAATGCAAAATATTACAATCAGCACTTATGCAAAGCTCGCCAAAAAGCACGGACTGCTGCTCATCGTAGACAATACATTCCTGACCCCTTATTTTCAGCGTCCGATTGAAGAAGGAGCAGACATTGTCATCCATAGCGCGACTAAATATATCGGCGGTCACAATGATGTGCTTGCAGGGCTTGTCGTGGCAAAAGGTGAAGAATTATGTGAACGACTGTTTACTAGCCATAACGCCATCGGAGCGACACTGTCTCCATTTGATTCTTGGCTGGTAGTACGCGGCCTGAAAACTTTGCATTTGCGCATGAAACAACATGATGCCAATGCTAAAGCGATGGTCTCCTATTTGGAACAAGAACCTCTCATTTCAGATGTACTGTATGCAGGCGTCGGCGGCATGCTGTCGTTCCGTGTACAGAACAGCGAGTGGGTCGGTCCGTTTCTGGAGAATATGAAGTTAATTTCATTTGCTGAAAGTTTGGGCGGAGTGGAAAGCTTCATTACCTATCCGACTACGCAAACGCATATGGATATACCGGTTGAGGAACGGAATCGACGCGGCGTAGACGACCGTCTGCTGCGTTTCTCTGTCGGCGTGGAAGAGGCGGAAGACCTGATCGCTGACGTCAAACAGGCCCTTTATGCTGCAAAGGAAGCTGCAGAAGGCGTGAAGATACAATAAGTAAAATAAAACAGTCCGCACAGTCAGAATGGAATCGACTGTACGGACTGTTTTCGTATGATGAATTAATGTGCCTGCTGCCATTTTTTCTTTTCGCTTGCATAGACTACCGCCGCCGGTGCTGCGATAAACACCAGCGCCGCGAGTCCGGCCGCCATGCCTGTCAGTTCTTTGCTTCCAAATGAAAATCCTGCTGCCGCACCTAAGCCAATTCCCGCCAGTACCGCCAACGCAACAATCTTATACATAGTAGATCCCGACCTTTCAATTATAAGACTCGATCGTCTCTCCGTGTTATTCGTTGCTTTTAGCATACTCCCATTGAGAACAATTTTCAAGTGCAATTGAGAATCTTTTTCAACGAATTTTAAAATATACCCCAATGTATGGTCCCGCGGTTAATTTTATGAGCGGAAAATGCACATAGAAAAACCGCCCGGGCTGTAAATACCCGGACGGCTGAACTGTTATTATTTTTCCAGCAATTTTAATGATTCACGGTTAAAAGCGGGGATGTCATCCGGCTGACGGCTTGTTACAAGCTGGTTCTGACACACCACGACTTCTTTGTCTGCATATTTCACGCCGGCGTATTCCATATCCACGCGAATAGATTTATAACCTGTTGCATCGCGCCCTTCCAGCGCTTTTGCTGTGATCAGTAACTGCGGACCGTGACAAATAGCAAATACAGGTTTGTCTGCATCCATGAATTCTTTGGCGAATTTCACAAAGCGATTATCTGCGCGCAAAATATCCGGAGAAAATCCTCCTGGAATAAACAATGCGTCGTAATCAGATGATTTGGCATCATCAATTGTTTTATCGATTTTCACCTTTGTATTTTCCTTCAAACCGGTCACTTCTGACCCTTTTTCCGCACCGATCACTTCTACTTCGTGACCAGCTTCCTTATATGCGGCGGCCGGTTTCAGGTATTCCGAATCCTCAAACATGTCTCCAAGTACTGCTGCAATTTTAGCCATAATGCTACCCACTCCTTATATGATGTTCTGCAAATACTATTCCACAACTATAAGTGGTCTAAACATCATCCAAGGTCGAGCTCTCCTTCAGCGTTTAAGTGAGCGTTAATATTTACTGCATCTTTTGAGAAGACATATTTGCGGTTGCCCACTTGAATTTCCGTGCCTCCATAGGCTTTACCAATTTTGATGCAGCCGTCTGCCCGGATTCGTCAGGATTTCTACATGCACTTGTTCACGATGTAATTTTAATATCTCCAATGCTTGTAAAATCGCCTCATCTACCGTGTTCGCCTGGACCGTAACTGCCCTTTTCAACACGACCACCTCCGCCTATAATCCTATTACTTTTATAGTATCATATCGGCGTCGCTTCATTAAAAAAATATTCCAATAATAACTAATGCAGCAATAA
The Sporosarcina sp. P33 genome window above contains:
- a CDS encoding methionine biosynthesis PLP-dependent protein, whose translation is MTNSGLETRLVQLGNHSDEKTGAVNPPIYMSTAYHHDGLGKSTGYDYTRTKNPTRSVLEDGIADLESGDQGFACSSGMAAIQLILSLFKTGDELLAPEDLYGGTYRLFTQYENTYNITTNYLSFENVSEVEQAITERTRAIFLETPTNPLMQNITISTYAKLAKKHGLLLIVDNTFLTPYFQRPIEEGADIVIHSATKYIGGHNDVLAGLVVAKGEELCERLFTSHNAIGATLSPFDSWLVVRGLKTLHLRMKQHDANAKAMVSYLEQEPLISDVLYAGVGGMLSFRVQNSEWVGPFLENMKLISFAESLGGVESFITYPTTQTHMDIPVEERNRRGVDDRLLRFSVGVEEAEDLIADVKQALYAAKEAAEGVKIQ
- a CDS encoding FadR/GntR family transcriptional regulator — translated: MQYKQIKPKKIYEEVADALVHLIRSGKLKPGDKLDSVQQLAQNFNVGRSAVREALTSLRAMGLIEMRQGEGTYVLEFSSDGLKFPLHSAMLMSEEDVFHLLGVRKILEAGAAHAAAVNRTDEDLVKMEEALVEMKQHAGDIVLGEKADLDFHFAVARASGNPILVSLMNHVSDLMSESMRETRRICLYSKTAAADRLHEEHEAILTAIKNQSPDAAALNMQAHLQNVESVLSEYMRTLHP
- a CDS encoding methylated-DNA--[protein]-cysteine S-methyltransferase, producing MIYWNSFDIEHGLVALAATEKGVCYIGLGEGSEERMKNWLSRQFGEAAVMQDADRLSDAAAEISKYLSGEIRQFVSPFDSIGTSFQLAVWEVLRDIPYGETAAYSDIAESIGRPAAVRAVASAIGKNPLLLIVPCHRVIGKNGSLSGYRDGLQWKERLLCLEKEFAGLC
- a CDS encoding lactate utilization protein C; this encodes MAGTIQNRESFLSSIAAQLGREPKMNADKPVWKYQPQRKVLQDASADELLEVLRAQCKQIHTDLIETKKAELPTVLHEAVNRYGGGPLSLWKDDRFAEYGLDELLDTIWPSEQITVNSWDVSLGDKNIELAEQANIGITFSDMTLAESGTVVLFSSADKGRSVSLLPAHYIALVPKSTLVPRITQASDMIRQKLDEGGQVPSCINFITGPSNSADIEMNLVIGVHGPVKAMYIVIDDC
- a CDS encoding multidrug efflux SMR transporter; the encoded protein is MAWVYLIIASLGEIFGVMSINYYLQNRSVKRLLLIVGIFGFGFVFLSLAMREIQMSTAYAVWTGLGAAGAVLMGILIFKEPASGKRLFFLSLIILGAVGLKLFG
- a CDS encoding multidrug efflux SMR transporter, with protein sequence MAWAYVALAAVVEIFWVVGLRYSETVWQWAGTGAAIIFSFYFIIKACEKLPSGTVYAVFTGSGAAAILLVDIFVFHAGFTWITLSFIGLIVIGVVGIKMTTDEHGEQKGDG
- a CDS encoding (Fe-S)-binding protein, whose translation is MKVSLFITCLVDMFYAETGKDMAEVLEKQGCELSFPKGQVCCGQPAYNSGYVESSKSAMKNMIKAFEGADYVVTPSGSCAAMFKLYPDVFKDDPKWLPRAQELADKTYEFTQFLVNVLKTENVGAKLTGKATYHPSCHMTRLLGAKEEPGKLLAQVEGLEMIPLPNAHNCCGFGGTFSVKMGDISEQMVDEKVNSAIMTEADYVIGADCGCLMNIGGRAERSGKPIRVMHIAQVLNSHE
- a CDS encoding LutB/LldF family L-lactate oxidation iron-sulfur protein, with product MAMKFSKKNFTDRTKDNISDEFMRQAVAGAQERLHGRRLDAAEELGNWEEWRSHGEEIRQHVLENLDYYLHQLSENVAARGGHVFFAKTAEEASAYVREVIEKKDGKKVVKSKSMVTEEINLNTVLEEAGCEVIETDLGEYILQIDDHDPPSHIVAPALHKNREQIREVFEEKLGYRRTSKPEELALHAREMLRQEFLDADIGITGCNFAIADTGSISLVTNEGNARLVSALPKTQITVMGMERVVPSFEEFEVLVSLLTRSAVGQKLTSYVTALTGPRDEGDADGPEEFHLVIVDNGRSEILGTEFQSVLQCIRCAACVNVCPVYRHIGGHSYGSIYSGPIGAVLSPLLGGYDDFKELPFASTLCGACTDACPVKIPLHELLHTHRRIIVEEEGRSPISERLAMKAFGIGASSNPLYSMGAKMAAAAMKPLTKNDRISTGPGPLKEWTDLREFPAVGNTRFRDWFYDQKGGE
- a CDS encoding Jag N-terminal domain-containing protein, producing the protein MKRAVTVQANTVDEAILQALEILKLHREQVHVEILTNPGRRLHQNW
- a CDS encoding type 1 glutamine amidotransferase domain-containing protein, whose amino-acid sequence is MAKIAAVLGDMFEDSEYLKPAAAYKEAGHEVEVIGAEKGSEVTGLKENTKVKIDKTIDDAKSSDYDALFIPGGFSPDILRADNRFVKFAKEFMDADKPVFAICHGPQLLITAKALEGRDATGYKSIRVDMEYAGVKYADKEVVVCQNQLVTSRQPDDIPAFNRESLKLLEK